The Puntigrus tetrazona isolate hp1 chromosome 3, ASM1883169v1, whole genome shotgun sequence genome contains a region encoding:
- the LOC122333486 gene encoding ectonucleotide pyrophosphatase/phosphodiesterase family member 7-like — protein MLWTAALCLYLCACSQAGPISVRRGTSEHSKLLLVSFDGFRWDYDRDVDTPHLDAMAKDGVKATYVTPAFLTITSPTHFTILTGKYIENHGVIHNMWFNSSTWEKKSYYKSQFVNDWWDNGSLPIWITAQRQGLKAGSLHFPGTASTYQRESVVMREVEPENYNYSNETAWRENVDKVMKSWFGEQDLDFVSMYFGEPDSTGHRYGPDSPERRAMVRQVDRTVGYLRSAAERNGLSERLNIIITADHGMSTVYRNGLVDEIVLSKIPGFSFRDLDFHIVDFGPAGLLLPKEGRLDKVYNALKGAHPHLHVYKKEEIPARLHYSRNDRILPIILWADPGYVINGYFPVQFHKGEHGYDNQALDMKPFFRAVGPDFQKNLEVGPFETVNIYPLMCHLLKITPEPNDGHLDATRRMLSSYAQTEDEGDDILGGVFIGLGSVAGFLFIVFVVLLSRGIHKRRTKKSR, from the exons ATGCTGTGGACTGCTGctctctgtctgtatctgtgtgCTTGCTCTCAGGCGGGTCCCATCTCGGTGCGCCGCGGGACGTCTGAGCACAGCAAACTGCTGCTCGTCTCATTTGACGGCTTCAGGTGGGACTATGACAGGGACGTGGACACACCGCACCTGGACGCCATGGCGAAGGACGGGGTCAAAGCCACATACGTGACGCCGGCGTTCCTCACCATCACCAGCCCGACACACTTCACCATCCTGACAG GTAAATACATTGAGAATCACGGTGTCATTCACAACATGTGGTTTAACAGCAGCACCTGGGAGAAGAAGTCCTACTACAAGTCCCAGTTTGTGAATGATTGGTGGGACAATGGGAGTTTGCCCATATGGATCACAGCTCAGAGACAG gGTCTGAAGGCTGGTTCCCTCCACTTTCCTGGAACTGCATCCACTTATCAGCGTGAAAGTGTTGTCATGAGAGAAGTGGAGCCTGAAAACTACAACTACAGCAACGAAACGGCCTGGCGAGAGAACGTGGACAAAGTGATGAAGTCCTGGTTCGGGGAGCAGGACCTGGACTTCGTGTCCATGTACTTCGGTGAGCCCGACAGCACGGGACACAGGTACGGGCCGGACTCCCCCGAGCGCAGGGCGATGGTTCGACAGGTGGACCGAACGGTGGGTTACCTGCGGAGCGCAGCTGAGAGAAACGGCCTGAGCGAGCGGCTCAACATCATCATCACGGCCGATCACGGCATGAGCACTGTCTACCGCAACGGGCTGGTGGACGAGATCGTACTCTCCAAGATCCCCGGCTTCTCTTTCAGAGATCTGGACTTTCATATCGTGGACTTCGGACCGGCGGGTCTCTTGCTGCCTAAAGAAGGACGACTCGATAAAGTGTACAACGCCCTGAAAGGTGCTCACCCGCATCTACACGTCTATAAGAAAGAGGAGATTCCCGCTCGACTGCATTACTCCCGCAATGACCGCATATTACCCATCATCCTCTGGGCCGATCCAGGATACGTCATCAACGGG TACTTCCCAGTGCAGTTTCATAAGGGAGAGCACGGCTATGATAACCAGGCTCTGGACATGAAGCCGTTCTTCAGGGCCGTGGGGCCCGACTTCCAGAAGAACCTGGAGGTGGGTCCATTTGAAACGGTCAACATCTACCCGCTGATGTGCCACCTGCTGAAAATCACCCCCGAACCCAACGACGGACACCTGGACGCCACGCGACGCATGCTGAGCTCCTACGCGCAGACCGAGG ATGAAGGCGACGATATTCTCGGCGGCGTTTTTATTGGTCTGGGATCCGTCGCTGGGTTTCTCTTCATTGTCTTCGTCGTTCTCTTAAGTCGTGGCATTCACAAACGCAGGACGAAGAAAAGCAGGTAG